Proteins encoded together in one Quercus lobata isolate SW786 chromosome 3, ValleyOak3.0 Primary Assembly, whole genome shotgun sequence window:
- the LOC115980449 gene encoding uncharacterized protein LOC115980449, whose translation MNILIWNNKGALKPSFQTNIHELARRHNPAILVVMETKLGGNKAREVSDRLPFDGAIHMETIGFTGGLCPRVEEKCILWNNLSKVAELHNKPWIMVGDFNEPLVQEDKFGGRGVSVNWSLAFKDFLDFCNMVDMGFSGPRYTWTNKWDINNLILERIDRFFMNPDWCVLYPEVKVSHLP comes from the exons ATGAATATTCTAATTTGGAACAACAAAGGAGCTTTAAAACCTTCTTTTCAGACTAATATTCATGAGTTAGCGCGTAGGCATAATCCGGCTATTCTTGTAGTGATGGAGACTAAGTTGGGTGGTAACAAAGCCAGGGAAGTCTCAGATAGATTGCCATTTGATGGAGCCATTCATATGGAGACGATTGGTTTCACTGGTGGATTGTG TCCCAGAGTTGAAGAGAAATGTATTCTTTGGAACAATTTATCTAAGGTTGCAGAATTGCATAATAAGCCATGGATTATGGTGGGGGATTTTAATGAGCCTCTTGTGCAAGAGGATAAATTTGGAGGCAGGGGGGTTAGTGTTAATTGGTCTTTGGCCTTCAAAGATTTCTTAGATTTTTGCAATATGGTTGATATGGGTTTTTCTGGTCCAAGGTATACTTGGACTAATAAATGGGACATCAACAATCTCATTCTGGAGAGGATTGACAGATTTTTCATGAACCCAGATTGGTGTGTTCTCTATCCTGAAGTGAAAGTTTCCCATCTTCCCTGA
- the LOC115980450 gene encoding TMV resistance protein N-like has translation MALMTNKGASSTSFSHRYKNFNVFLSFKGEDIRLGFVGHLCNILRHQGIHTFIDDNLLREEQISAQHLKTIESSMVSIIIFSKNYASSTWCLDELVKIIECKKNDQLVRPIFYNMDPLEVKKGKFEEELAKHEKKFKDNEKVQRWREALCEASNIHGWHYKHNCSEFKFIQEIVKEILNFKLNRMPLFVAKYPVGISHRVEATKLLLDIGSNDVRVIKVYGLGGVGKTTMAKAVYNMIYVHFEGSSFLENVKEKFGTFDGVIKLQETLLYDILGGINLKVHNACRGINLIKERLCNKRILLILDDVDRSDQIETLIGKCDLFASGSRIIITTREKNLLATLGKGLLTYKVKELDDHEAHELFCLHAFQRNKPEEDYSVLANQFICYAKGIPLALAILGADLYGRNKMEWKSTLNKYEKIPNKEIQKILQKSYEGLDETERDIFLDIACLFKGFCKSYVVDILNSCNLYPVIGIQRLTEKCIITIDRHDKLWMHDLVEQMGREIVRQESPHIPGMRSRLWCYEDSLEVLTKNMGSKKIRGLMICPPKRAKLQLEAKCLEKMKNLKFLIVNNVDICGGIEYLPNELRLLDWPEFPFSSLPFNFRPQKLIALNMPESQVILDRLLEMGQFRNLIYMNFRSCQYIKKLSNLSIATPNLKQLNLNECRNLVEVHDSVGCLDKLEKWDLFDCTELRILPSCLMMKSLKHLNLYMCKRLEKFPDIPHEMDGLKYLTFIGTAIKELPLSFGNLTGLEELHLGSGLLPSSIYNLHLHSLHIWGDVKFLKDMEIDRQEIPKLPKTIRGVNASQCFSLNSESLSKIMLQFGRILVLPQNMACFGVRDEKLLDFQSPRRLSQQTDLPTWVPPSKFSEFQSEFCKGEYWLRDYYDDDTPCDCHIILPGNKIPKWFNHQSIESSISLWVGPEFPAFALCVAFCLVDEDEYDFACVVDIFINGHKRTLVKKFFDKMHCDHRWFYGASHRLLQQEVGNLIQGDWNHVEISCKISLWTSTIGREIAPTIARMGVHVKCICGLHNSVICHENHDELVQPQGNRISKRIAHQRLKPFLPRGCHFILRKLYHTLCPIRSTSGQPLLKARKISNRRKRSL, from the exons ATGGCTCTTATGACCAACAAAGGAGCATCATCTACCTCTTTCTCCCACCGATACAAGAACTTTAATGTCTTCTTGAGTTTCAAAGGTGAAGATATTCGCCTTGGTTTCGTGGGCCATTTGTGTAACATTTTGCGTCATCAGGGTATTCACACCTTCATCGATGATAATCTCCTAAGAGAAGAACAAATTTCTGCACAACATCTCAAAACCATTGAGAGCTCAATGGTTTCAATAATCATATTCTCTAAAAATTATGCATCCTCGACTTGGTGCTTAGATGAACTTGTCAAGATTATTGAGTGTAAGAAGAATGATCAATTGGTGCGACCGATTTTTTACAACATGGATCCATTGGAAGTTAAAAAAGGAAAGTTTGAGGAAGAACTAgctaaacatgaaaaaaaattcaaagataaCGAGAAGGTACAAAGGTGGAGGGAAGCTCTATGTGAAGCATCCAATATACATGGTTGGCATTACAAGCACAA CTGCAGTGAGTTCAAATTCATCCAAGAAATTGTCAAAGAgatcttaaattttaaattaaaccgCATGCCATTATTTGTTGCTAAGTATCCAGTTGGAATAAGTCATCGTGTAGAAGCCACAAAATTACTTTTAGATATTGGGTCAAATGATGTTCGTGTGATAAAGGTGTATGGCCTTGGTGGAGTGGGAAAGACTACCATGGCTAAAGCTGTTTATAACATGATTTATGTTCATTTTGAAGGAAGCAGCTTTCtagaaaatgttaaagaaaAGTTTGGGACATTTGATGGTGTAATCAAATTACAAGAGACACTTCTTTATGATATTTTAGGGGGTATAAATTTGAAGGTTCACAATGCATGCAGAGGAATCAATTTGATAAAGGAAAGACTTTGCAATAAAAGGattcttttaattcttgatgatgtggataGATCAGACCAGATAGAAACATTAATTGGAAAATGTGATTTGTTTGCTTCTGGAAGTAGAATCATTATAACCACAAGAGAAAAAAACTTGCTAGCTACTCTTGGAAAAGGTCTTTTAACCTATAAGGTTAAGGAATTAGATGATCATGAAGCTCatgaattattttgtttgcatGCGTTCCAAAGAAACAAACCCGAGGAAGATTATTCAGTACTTGCAAACCAATTTATATGCTATGCTAAAGGCATTCCACTAGCTCTAGCAATATTAGGTGCTGATTTGTATGGAAGAAATAAAATGGAATGGAAAAGCACATTAAATAAGTAtgaaaaaattccaaacaaagaaattcaaaaaatactcCAAAAGAGTTATGAAGGATTGGATGAAACTGAACGagatatttttcttgatattgcaTGTTTATTCAAGGGATTTTGCAAGAGTTATGTTGTAGATATACTAAATTCTTGTAATTTATACCCAGTTATTGGTATTCAAAGACTTACTGAGAAGTGTATCATAACTATTGATCGACATGATAAATTATGGATGCATGACTTGGTAGAACAAATGGGTAGAGAAATTGTTCGACAAGAATCGCCACATATACCTGGAATGCGTAGCAGGCTATGGTGTTATGAGGATTCTCTTGAAGTATTGACGAAAAATATG GGATCGAAAAAAATTCGAGGCCTGATGATATGCCCACCTAAACGAGCAAAGTTGCAATTAGAAGCTAAATGTcttgaaaagatgaaaaatctCAAGTTTCTTATAGTTAATAATGTAGATATTTGTGGGGGTATTGAATATCTTCCCAATGAATTAAGGTTACTTGATTGGCCCGAATTTCCTTTCTCTTCCTTACCATTCAATTTTCGTCCTCAAAAACTTATCGCACTCAACATGCCAGAAAGTCAGGTTATATTGGACAGACTTCTTGAG ATGGGACAGTTCAGAAACTTGATATATATGAATTTTCGTTCCTGTCAATACATAAAGAAATTATCTAACTTATCCATTGCAACCCCAAACTTAAAGCAATTGAATCTCAATGAATGTAGAAATTTAGTTGAAGTTCATGACTCTGTTGGATGTCTTGATAAGCTTGAAAAGTGGGACCTCTTCGACTGCACTGAACTTCGAATTCTTCCAAGCTGCCTCATGATGAAATCTCTTAAACATTTAAATCTTTATATGTGCAAAAGGCTTGAAAAGTTCCCTGATATTCCGCATGAAATGGATGGTTTAAAGTATCTAACATTTATTGGGACTGCTATTAAAGAGTTGCCCCTATCATTTGGAAATCTCACTGGGCTTGAGGAATTACACCTAGGTTCAGGTCTTCTTCCAAGTAGCATATATAATTTACATCTTCACAGTCTCCATATTTGGGGTGATGTCAAATTTCTAAAGGACATGGAGATTGATAGACAA GAAATTCCAAAGCTTCCAAAAACTATAAGAGGAGTAAATGCATCACAATGCTTCTCCTTGAATTCAGAATCATTAAGCAAAATAATGCTTCAG TTTGGAAGAATTTTAGTGCTTCCACAAAATATGGCATGTTTTGGTGTGAGAGATGAGAAATTATTGGATTTTCAGTCACCTAGGAGACTATCGCAACAGACTGATCTTCCTACCTGGGTCCCTCCTTCCAAGTTCTCTGAATTTCAAAGTGAGTTCTGTAAAGGTGAGTATTGGTTACGAGATTATTATGACGATGACACTCCATGTGATTGTCACATTATATTACCAGGAAATAAGATACCAAAGTGGTTCAACCATCAAAGCATTGAAAGTTCCATATCATTGTGGGTTGGTCCAGAATTTCCAGCATTTGCTCTTTGTGTTGCTTTTTGTCTGGTGGATGAAGATGAATACGATTTTGCTTGTGTTGTTGACATTTTCATCAACGGTCATAAACGAACGCTAGTTAAGAAATTCTTTGATAAAATGCATTGTGATCATCGATGGTTTTATGGTGCATCTCATAGGTTGTTGCAGCAGGAAGTTGGAAACTTGATTCAAGGAGATTGGAATCATGTTGAAATTTCATGTAAAATCTCTCTTTGGACTAGTACAATTGGCAGAGAAATTGCTCCTACCATTGCAAGGATGGGGGTCCATGTGAAATGTATTTGTGGTCTTCATAATTCGGTCATCTGCCATGAAAACCATGATGAACTAGTCCAACCACAAGGCAATCGAATTTCAAAGAGAATTGCGCACCAACGGCTTAAACCATTTCTTCCTCGAGGTTGCCATTTTATCCTGCGCAAACTGTACCATACCTTGTGCCCAATCAGGAGCACTTCTGGTCAACCATTactaaaagcaagaaaaatcaGCAACAGGAGAAAGAGGTCCTTATAG